The Camelina sativa cultivar DH55 chromosome 14, Cs, whole genome shotgun sequence genome includes a window with the following:
- the LOC104739235 gene encoding uncharacterized protein LOC104739235: protein MYQHAFALKFHSFSPHYALSLSNLSTQSPNPLLRNFPPFARVPHLSSSVCLRCRSSAAALSPVRYADGSSSSIGENGGIVVAEKPIDVATLGNLCVDIVLSVHELPPPSRGERKALMDELSLSPPDKKYWEAGGNCNMAIAAARLGLQCVAIGHVGDEIYGEFLLDVLHEEGICTVALDGGTNAKDSTSYRDTLICWVLVDPLQRHGFCSRADFKEEPAFSWITDLSDEVKMAIRQSKVLFCNGYDFDDFSPSFIMSTIDYASKVGTAIFFDPGPRGKSLSKGTPDERKALAHFLRMSDVLLLTSEEAEGLTGIRNPVKAGQEILRNGKGTKWVIVKMGAKGSILVTKSSVSVAPAFKVEVIDTVGCGDSFVAAIALGYIRNMPLVNTLTIANAVGAATAMGCGAGRNVAKRQQVMDLMKASKLNDEEKFFEQLLAENPESPRINLLSKKIIKDGSSKQEIETISMEKVVSELLPELELERCCVKASS, encoded by the exons ATGTATCAACACGCTTTTGCCCTAAAATTTCACTCATTTTCTCCTCACTATGCGTTATCCCTCTCCAATTTATCCACCCAAAGCCCTAATCCTCTCCTCCGTAATTTCCCGCCATTCGCTAGAGTCCCGCATCTGAGCAGCTCCGTTTGCCTCCGCTGTCGGAGCAGTGCCGCTGCTTTATCTCCGGTTAGATACGCCGatggctcctcctcctccatcggGGAAAATGGAGGTATCGTGGTGGCTGAGAAACCTATCGATGTCGCAACTCTTGGTAATCTCTGCGTCGACATTGTTCTCAGTGTTCACGAATTGCCCCCTCCTTCTCGCGGAGAGCGCAAGGCCCTCATGGAcgaactctctctttctcccccaGATAAG AAATACTGGGAAGCAGGTGGCAACTGTAACATGGCTATAGCGGCTGCTAGATTGGGGCTTCAGTGTGTTGCGATTGGTCACGTTGGGGATGAGATCTATGGTGAGTTTCTTCTTGATGTGCTTCATGAAGAAGGAATATGTACGGTTGCATTGGATGGAGGAACAAACGCCAAAGATAGCACCTCATATCGTGATACTCTTATTTGTTGGGTTCTTGTGGATCCTTTGCAGCGACATGGGTTTTGCAG TCGAGCCGATTTCAAGGAGGAACCTGCTTTCAGTTGGATCACTGACCTATCTGATGAAGTAAAGATGGCAATCAGGCAGTCAAAGGTTCTTTTCTGCAATGGTTATGACTTTGACGACTTCAGCCCTAGTTTTATAATGTCAACGATAGATTATGCTTCCAAAGTTGGGACAGCTATCTTCTTTGATCCTGGGCCAAGGGGAAAGAGTCTTTCCAAGGGAACTCCTGATGAGCGTAAAGCACTTGCTCACTTCTTAAGAATGAGCGATGTTCTTCTTTTAACATCCGAGGAG GCGGAGGGTCTAACTGGCATCAGGAACCCTGTAAAAGCAGGACAAGAAATTCTGAGGAATGGAAAAGGAACGAAATGGGTGATTGTAAAGATGGGCGCGAAGGGTTCAATTCTAGTGACGAAGTCTAGTGTCTCAGTGGCTCCTGCGTTTAAG GTGGAAGTGATTGACACTGTTGGATGTGGAGACAGTTTTGTGGCTGCAATTGCCTTAGGTTATATACGCAACATGCCGCTTGTTAATACGTTAACGATTGCGAATGCGGTTGGAGCAGCAACTGCAATGGGGTGTGGAGCAGGTAGAAATGTTGCAAAAAGGCAGCAAGTGATGGATCTCATGAAGGCCTCGAAACTGAATGATGAAGAGAAGTTTTTCGAACAACTCCTTGCTGAAAATCCGGAATCTCCTAGAATCAATCTTCTTTcgaaaaagataataaaagatGGGAGCAGCAAGCAGGAGATAGAAACAATCTCGATGGAAAAAGTGGTTTCTGAATTGCTACCAGAGCTTGAACTTGAGAGGTGTTGTGTAAAGGCTTCATCTTGA
- the LOC104739236 gene encoding uncharacterized protein LOC104739236 isoform X1 produces the protein MYHVTETATDSESSVVIEMEDDDLVKSEIRHNYELYSCHDYNSAFEQLLDINLQIGVSCEDNQVWDSFQEHKDSRMIPNNDDKTKEGAGLDGNQNDGYLSFPDNDDSGTSEIDKSNVIGTNHKQESQDNLDFGMEFSRGPQKASPPAPQRWSMIDAGGTTTEHEMVVGMEFSDANACRRAIKNAAIALRFELQTVKSDKTRFTAKCIGEGCPWRIHCAKLPGAPTFTVRTIHGSHTCGGVSHLGHQQASVQWVADVVAEKLKQNPHFKPKEILEEIYRVHGISLSYKQAWRGKERIMATLRGSFEEEYRLLPQYCDEIRRTNPGSIAVVHANPIDGTFQHLFISFQASITGFLSSCRPLIALDKTSLQSKYPGTLLLAAGFDGDGAVFPLAFAIVNEESDSNWHRFLSELRKILEVNSVNMPKLTILSSMERFITDGVEANFPTASHGICVHHLAERFQKEFQSSILVNLLWEAAHSLTVLEFKSKMNKIEQISPEASLWIQNFSPALWASSYSDGTRFGQLTANVITESLSHWIQDTSGLPIIQMMECIHRHLMNMFKERRETSAHWSDVLVPSAERQMVAAVEKSRVHRVYRANEAEFEVMTHEGSVVVNIENRSCLCRRWEIYGFPCSHAIGALLSCKENVYSYTESCFTVESYRRSYAETVEPVSDEIQWKGNDSERDSEDIIRTPKVMKGAPRKRRIRPEDRGRVKRAVRCGRCNQPGHFRTTCTAPM, from the exons ATGTATCAT GTAACGGAGACAGCAACTGACTCAGAATCTTCTGTTGTTATTGAAATGGAAGACGACGATCTGGTGAAGTCTGAGATTCGACACAACTACGAACTATACTCTTGTCATGACTACAATTCCGCTTTCGAACAGCTTCTCGATATTAACCTCCAGATTGGTGTTTCTTGTGAGGACAACCAGGTCTGGGACAGTTTTCAGGAACACAAAGACTCTAGGATGATTCCTAACAATGATGATAAAACCAAAGAAGGGGCTGGTTTGGATGGAAACCAAAATGATGGCTATCTCTCTTTTCCTGATAACGATGACTCTGGAACTTCTGAGATTGATAAATCTAATGTTATTGGAACCAACCATAAGCAAGAATCTCAAGATAACTTAGATTTTGGGATGGAGTTTTCTCGGGGACCACAAAAGGCTTCTCCTCCTGCCCCTCAACGCTGGTCTATGATCGATGCTGGTGGCACTACTACTGAGCACGAAATGGTCGTTGGTATGGAATTTTCAGATGCCAATGCTTGTAGGAGAGCAATAAAGAATGCAGCAATTGCTCTACGCTTTGAGTTGCAAACGGTTAAATCTGACAAGACCCGCTTCACCGCCAAGTGCATAGGCGAGGGTTGCCCTTGGAGGATTCACTGCGCCAAACTTCCTGGTGCGCCTACTTTTACTGTAAGGACTATTCATGGGAGTCACACTTGTGGTGGGGTTTCACATCTTGGTCATCAGCAAGCTTCTGTCCAGTGGGTTGCTGATGTTGTGGCGGAGAAGCTGAAACAAAATCCACATTTCAAACCAAAGGAGATACTTGAGGAAATTTATCGAGTTCATGGGATTTCACTGTCTTACAAGCAGGCCTGGAGAGGGAAAGAGCGTATAATGGCTACTCTTCGTGGTTCATTTGAAGAAGAGTATCGCCTTCTTCCTCAATACTGTGATGAAATCAGAAGAACGAATCCTGGAAGCATCGCTGTGGTTCATGCAAATCCAATCGATGGGACCTTTCAGCacttgtttatttctttccaAGCATCAATCACTGGTTTTCTAAGTTCTTGCCGGCCTCTTATTGCACTGGACAAGACTTCTTTACAGAGCAAATATCCAGGGACATTGCTGCTTGCTGCTGGTTTTGATGGAGATGGAGCTGTGTTTCCTTTGGCATTCGCTATTGTTAATGAAGAAAGTGACAGTAACTGGCATCGGTTTCTCTCTGAGCTTCGTAAGATTCTTGAAGTTAACTCTGTGAATATGCCAAAGCTTACCATATTGTCCAGTATGGAGAGGTTTATTACTGATGGGGTAGAGGCTAATTTCCCAACAGCTTCTCATGGCATTTGTGTCCATCATCTCGCAGAACGGTTCCAAAAGGAGTTTCAAAGCTCTATTCTTGTGAACCTTCTTTGGGAGGCTGCACATTCTCTCACCGTCCTTGAGTTCAAATCAAAAATGAACAAGATCGAACAGATATCCCCGGAAGCTTCCTTATGGATCCAAAACTTCTCTCCTGCTCTATGGGCATCATCATACTCTGACGGAACAAGGTTTGGACAGTTAACTGCAAATGTTATTACCGAGTCACTCAGCCATTGGATTCAAGATACCTCTGGTCTTCCTATAATACAAATGATGGAGTGTATCCACCGCCATTTGATGAATATGTTCAAAGAACGCCGTGAAACGAGCGCACACTGGTCTGATGTACTTGTTCCTTCTGCTGAAAGACAAATGGTTGCTGCTGTAGAAAAATCTCGTGTTCACCGCGTTTACAGAGCAAACGAAGCGGAATTTGAAGTCATGACTCATGAAGGAAGTGTTGTTGTAAATATCGAAAACCGTTCTTGTTTGTGCCGCCGGTGGGAGATTTATGGTTTTCCGTGTAGCCATGCCATTGGAGCTCTATTGTCTTGCAAAGAGAACGTTTATAGTTACACTGAGAGTTGTTTCACGGTGGAGAGTTACAGAAGAAGTTATGCAGAAACTGTAGAGCCAGTTTCAGACGAAATCCAGTGGAAAGGAAATGATTCAGAGAGAGACAGTGAAGATATAATAAGAACACCAAAGGTTATGAAAGGTGCTCCGAGGAAGAGGAGAATTAGGCCAGAGGATCGTGGCCGTGTGAAGCGTGCGGTTCGTTGCGGTCGGTGTAATCAGCCGGGCCATTTCAGGACAACGTGCACTGCTCCTATGTAA
- the LOC104739236 gene encoding uncharacterized protein LOC104739236 isoform X2, translating into MEDDDLVKSEIRHNYELYSCHDYNSAFEQLLDINLQIGVSCEDNQVWDSFQEHKDSRMIPNNDDKTKEGAGLDGNQNDGYLSFPDNDDSGTSEIDKSNVIGTNHKQESQDNLDFGMEFSRGPQKASPPAPQRWSMIDAGGTTTEHEMVVGMEFSDANACRRAIKNAAIALRFELQTVKSDKTRFTAKCIGEGCPWRIHCAKLPGAPTFTVRTIHGSHTCGGVSHLGHQQASVQWVADVVAEKLKQNPHFKPKEILEEIYRVHGISLSYKQAWRGKERIMATLRGSFEEEYRLLPQYCDEIRRTNPGSIAVVHANPIDGTFQHLFISFQASITGFLSSCRPLIALDKTSLQSKYPGTLLLAAGFDGDGAVFPLAFAIVNEESDSNWHRFLSELRKILEVNSVNMPKLTILSSMERFITDGVEANFPTASHGICVHHLAERFQKEFQSSILVNLLWEAAHSLTVLEFKSKMNKIEQISPEASLWIQNFSPALWASSYSDGTRFGQLTANVITESLSHWIQDTSGLPIIQMMECIHRHLMNMFKERRETSAHWSDVLVPSAERQMVAAVEKSRVHRVYRANEAEFEVMTHEGSVVVNIENRSCLCRRWEIYGFPCSHAIGALLSCKENVYSYTESCFTVESYRRSYAETVEPVSDEIQWKGNDSERDSEDIIRTPKVMKGAPRKRRIRPEDRGRVKRAVRCGRCNQPGHFRTTCTAPM; encoded by the coding sequence ATGGAAGACGACGATCTGGTGAAGTCTGAGATTCGACACAACTACGAACTATACTCTTGTCATGACTACAATTCCGCTTTCGAACAGCTTCTCGATATTAACCTCCAGATTGGTGTTTCTTGTGAGGACAACCAGGTCTGGGACAGTTTTCAGGAACACAAAGACTCTAGGATGATTCCTAACAATGATGATAAAACCAAAGAAGGGGCTGGTTTGGATGGAAACCAAAATGATGGCTATCTCTCTTTTCCTGATAACGATGACTCTGGAACTTCTGAGATTGATAAATCTAATGTTATTGGAACCAACCATAAGCAAGAATCTCAAGATAACTTAGATTTTGGGATGGAGTTTTCTCGGGGACCACAAAAGGCTTCTCCTCCTGCCCCTCAACGCTGGTCTATGATCGATGCTGGTGGCACTACTACTGAGCACGAAATGGTCGTTGGTATGGAATTTTCAGATGCCAATGCTTGTAGGAGAGCAATAAAGAATGCAGCAATTGCTCTACGCTTTGAGTTGCAAACGGTTAAATCTGACAAGACCCGCTTCACCGCCAAGTGCATAGGCGAGGGTTGCCCTTGGAGGATTCACTGCGCCAAACTTCCTGGTGCGCCTACTTTTACTGTAAGGACTATTCATGGGAGTCACACTTGTGGTGGGGTTTCACATCTTGGTCATCAGCAAGCTTCTGTCCAGTGGGTTGCTGATGTTGTGGCGGAGAAGCTGAAACAAAATCCACATTTCAAACCAAAGGAGATACTTGAGGAAATTTATCGAGTTCATGGGATTTCACTGTCTTACAAGCAGGCCTGGAGAGGGAAAGAGCGTATAATGGCTACTCTTCGTGGTTCATTTGAAGAAGAGTATCGCCTTCTTCCTCAATACTGTGATGAAATCAGAAGAACGAATCCTGGAAGCATCGCTGTGGTTCATGCAAATCCAATCGATGGGACCTTTCAGCacttgtttatttctttccaAGCATCAATCACTGGTTTTCTAAGTTCTTGCCGGCCTCTTATTGCACTGGACAAGACTTCTTTACAGAGCAAATATCCAGGGACATTGCTGCTTGCTGCTGGTTTTGATGGAGATGGAGCTGTGTTTCCTTTGGCATTCGCTATTGTTAATGAAGAAAGTGACAGTAACTGGCATCGGTTTCTCTCTGAGCTTCGTAAGATTCTTGAAGTTAACTCTGTGAATATGCCAAAGCTTACCATATTGTCCAGTATGGAGAGGTTTATTACTGATGGGGTAGAGGCTAATTTCCCAACAGCTTCTCATGGCATTTGTGTCCATCATCTCGCAGAACGGTTCCAAAAGGAGTTTCAAAGCTCTATTCTTGTGAACCTTCTTTGGGAGGCTGCACATTCTCTCACCGTCCTTGAGTTCAAATCAAAAATGAACAAGATCGAACAGATATCCCCGGAAGCTTCCTTATGGATCCAAAACTTCTCTCCTGCTCTATGGGCATCATCATACTCTGACGGAACAAGGTTTGGACAGTTAACTGCAAATGTTATTACCGAGTCACTCAGCCATTGGATTCAAGATACCTCTGGTCTTCCTATAATACAAATGATGGAGTGTATCCACCGCCATTTGATGAATATGTTCAAAGAACGCCGTGAAACGAGCGCACACTGGTCTGATGTACTTGTTCCTTCTGCTGAAAGACAAATGGTTGCTGCTGTAGAAAAATCTCGTGTTCACCGCGTTTACAGAGCAAACGAAGCGGAATTTGAAGTCATGACTCATGAAGGAAGTGTTGTTGTAAATATCGAAAACCGTTCTTGTTTGTGCCGCCGGTGGGAGATTTATGGTTTTCCGTGTAGCCATGCCATTGGAGCTCTATTGTCTTGCAAAGAGAACGTTTATAGTTACACTGAGAGTTGTTTCACGGTGGAGAGTTACAGAAGAAGTTATGCAGAAACTGTAGAGCCAGTTTCAGACGAAATCCAGTGGAAAGGAAATGATTCAGAGAGAGACAGTGAAGATATAATAAGAACACCAAAGGTTATGAAAGGTGCTCCGAGGAAGAGGAGAATTAGGCCAGAGGATCGTGGCCGTGTGAAGCGTGCGGTTCGTTGCGGTCGGTGTAATCAGCCGGGCCATTTCAGGACAACGTGCACTGCTCCTATGTAA
- the LOC104739238 gene encoding uncharacterized protein LOC104739238 — translation MQREYYGNKTSTYSQILVVSSVGLMIAAAVHYRIRRLRDSKIIPRLRLSHKHKDHEKLERFSHYVARQMGFKDRRECPNLCKLAAEYIRKSECCEEDIYSFFSQEPDADTLFIKLVEEFERCILSYFAYHWSHADLMISQILSADAEPKRKLKQIVMAATREQRIKRVTKNLKVARVFNTLVEEMKAMGLASTDDSQCTEVMAPVAHKDRSPVLLLMGGGMGAGKSTVLKDILKEAFWAGADSVVIEADAFKESDVIYRALSSRGHVDMIQTAELVHQSSTDAASSLLVTALNEGRDVIMDGTLSWVPFVVQTITMARNVHRHHYRMGAGYKVGDDGVVTENYWERIGERQQLQEDGRRRKPYRIELVGVVCDAYLAVIRAIRRAIMCRRAVRVRSQLRSHKRFADAFPTYCNLVDNARLYCTNALEGSPKLIGWKEKEKTLLVDPVEIECLKRVGALNENADSICELYNKPNPACEAGSIWKDIVLSPSRFNIQQGLKHSIQKVERSKQHLNNTTKS, via the exons ATGCAGAGAG AATATTACGGCAACAAAACGTCGACTTACTCGCAGATATTGGTGGTGTCATCGGTAGGTTTGATGATAGCAGCCGCAGTGCATTACCGTATACGGAGGCTACGTGATTCCAAAATCATCCCTCGTCTTAGATTATCTCACAAACACAAAGACCATGAGAAACTCGAAAGATTCTCTCATTACGTTG CAAGGCAAATGGGATTCAAGGACAGAAGAGAGTGTCCAAATCTCTGCAAATTAGCAGCAGAATACATCAGGAAATCTGAATGTTGTGAAGAAGATATTTACAGCTTTTTCTCTCAAGAGCCTGACGCTGATACCCTCTTCATTAAGCTTGTTGAGGAGTTTGAAAGATGCATTCTCAGCTACTTTGCGTATCACTGGAGCCACGCCGATCTCATGATTAGCCAG ATACTGAGCGCAGACGCAGAGCCAAAGAGGAAGCTGAAGCAAATTGTGATGGCAGCTACACG GGAGCAGAGGATTAAGAGGGTGACTAAGAACTTGAAAGTGGCAAGAGTGTTCAACACTTTGGTAGAGGAAATGAAAGCAATGGGGCTCGCGTCTACGGATGACTCACAGTGTACAGAAGTTATGGCACCAGTGGCTCACAAAGACCGCAGTCCGGTTCTACTCCTCATGGGTGGTGGGATGGGCGCAGGAAAGAGCACTGTGCTCAAGGACATACTCAAAGA AGCATTCTGGGCAGGAGCAGACTCTGTGGTGATTGAAGCTGATGCTTTCAAAGAATCTGATGTCATTTACAGAGCCTTAAGCTCTCGTGGCCATGTCGATATGATCCAGACAGCTGAATTG GTTCATCAGTCATCAACAGATGCAGCTTCATCACTGCTAGTGACGGCCCTGAATGAAGGGAgggatgtgatcatggatgggaCACTCTCATGGGTACCATTTGTGGTGCAGACAATAACAATGGCGAGGAACGTGCATCGTCACCATTACAGAATGGGAGCTGGATACAAGGTTGGTGACGATGGGGTTGTCACAGAGAACTATTGGGAACGGATTGGTGAAAGGCAACAGCTTCAAGAGGATGGGCGTAGGAGAAAACCATATAGAATTGAACTAGTTGGAGTTGTGTGTGATGCATATTTAGCAGTTATAAGAGCCATTAG GAGAGCCATCATGTGTCGAAGAGCAGTTAGGGTGAGATCGCAGCTGAGATCTCACAAACGGTTTGCGGATGCATTTCCTACGTACTGCAACCTTGTTGACAATGCTAGGCTCTACTGCACCAACGCGCTTGAAGGATCTCCAAAG CTGATAGGttggaaagagaaagaaaagacatTGCTAGTGGATCCAGTGGAGATAGAGTGTTTGAAGCGAGTAGGAGCGTTGAACGAGAACGCAGACTCCATTTGCGAGCTCTATAATAAACCCAATCCCGCTTGTGAAG